GTATTAAGCGGAATGTTTTAAAAACTTATTAATGAAGTAAATTTGTCCGCGACCTGTCACCTTAGGTGTGTTTTTAACTCTGATTCCTGAGTTACCATGAACAGTGAACTCTTTGACTTCGAAAAGTTTTAGCTCCATCGCCTTTTGTGTAGGAAGGTTGCGGCGCTCTCCGGACTTGCAAAGGTAACCTTCTTCTCTGAGGAAGTTGAATAATCTTGTTTGACCAATGTTTACTCCGTTTTGCTTTAGGATCGTTGCCAGTTGACCAACTAGGATAGAATCATTAGAAGTGGATACGGCATCAGCGAATATTGTTTTAGGCTTGTCCTGTTCAACCTGCAGTTCCAACAGAAATGATTTTTCTTTAAAAAGTTTTCTAGACTCTTCTTCGCTGATCCATTTTTTAGCGCGTTCTACTGGATCAACAATCATGTATGATGGTGTTTCTTGTGTGATGATCTGACGTTCCATTTCTTCAAATCTCGATACATAAGTTGCTGTGAATAAAATACCCTTCTCACCTGTCATTTTGTTCGCCACCATGTCGCAACCGATTTTAGTGAGTAGGTAGCAATCATAAGTTTTATTGTTACCTTCTGTTTTATAAGTGTTAGGAATAAAGAAATCCTGAGAATTCAAATCTGAGTTTTCAAGAACAGATACATATCCGCGTATGTCTCGCATAATATTGCTATGATCTTTACCAGTCATAAAAGCTATCTCTCTACTGTCTGCAA
This window of the Paenibacillus sp. FSL R10-2734 genome carries:
- a CDS encoding phage regulatory protein/antirepressor Ant — its product is MNQLRIVSKDGKLLADSREIAFMTGKDHSNIMRDIRGYVSVLENSDLNSQDFFIPNTYKTEGNNKTYDCYLLTKIGCDMVANKMTGEKGILFTATYVSRFEEMERQIITQETPSYMIVDPVERAKKWISEEESRKLFKEKSFLLELQVEQDKPKTIFADAVSTSNDSILVGQLATILKQNGVNIGQTRLFNFLREEGYLCKSGERRNLPTQKAMELKLFEVKEFTVHGNSGIRVKNTPKVTGRGQIYFINKFLKHSA